A region of Salvia splendens isolate huo1 chromosome 17, SspV2, whole genome shotgun sequence DNA encodes the following proteins:
- the LOC121774118 gene encoding uncharacterized protein LOC121774118, with product MAPFRFTARMRTSPIQSPEDIVEEYEECAMRFNEDLGEFLARFGKLWRRAHRYGVDDMDGISRLVSLLPSTWQRWAKMISRDYIFYRRPRFVYTGDFLHFLGEIQLCYTVYGHAPLGPYILPGDPIPAGGSILPDQPSIVPGKCPSRPLPDERRWSPLRWSPVRIPEAQTPMEHATTTDTSAKRHRQGKAPACTLTDLNNQPCTVGTDRLQPLSTTPRVSPAEGTSPVSVYHPPTSEELKFNAWIFSHFDEMTRGRYRPGGSRMTAIVISSSDDEDIEEEPEEDMTCKSEASVTKPTTP from the coding sequence ATGGCCCCTTTTCGATTTACTGCTAGGATGAGAACGTCACCGATACAAAGCCCAGAAGATATAGTAGAAGAATATGAGGAATGTGCTATGCGCTTTAATGAAGATCTAGGAGAATTTCTTGCTCGGTTCGGCAAGCTCTGGAGACGGGCCCATCGGTATGGGGTTGATGATATGGACgggatttcacgacttgttagTCTACTACCTTCTACTTGGCAGCGATGGGCGAAGATGATCTCCAGGGATTATATTTTCTATCGTAGGCCACGCTTTGTGTACACAGGTGATTTCCTCCACTTCTTAGGGGAAATTCAGTTGTGTTACACTGTGTACGGACATGCTCCTCTAGGGCCATATATATTACCCGGTGACCCCATCCCAGCAGGAGGATCCATACTTCCGGATCAGCCGAGTATCGTGCCTGGTAAATGCCCGTCACGACCACTGCCGGATGAAAGAAGGTGGTCACCATTGAGGTGGTCACCAGTGAGGATCCCTGAGGCCCAGACACCTATGGAACATGCTACAACGACAGACACTTCAGCAAAGAGGCACAGACAGGGTAAGGCCCCAGCTTGTACTCTTACCGACTTGAACAATCAGCCATGTACGGTGGGTACTGATCGTTTACAGCCTCTATCCACGACCCCACGCGTATCTCCAGCTGAGGGGACTTCTCCGGTCTCTGTTTACCACCCACCGACTTCAGAGGAGCTCAAGTTTAATGCTTGGATATTTAGTCATTTTGATGAGATGACTCGTGGACGATATAGGCCAGGAGGGAGTCGTATGACTGCCATCGTCATTAGCAGTTCTGATGATGAAGACATTGAAGAAGAGCCAGAAGAAGATATGACCTGCAAGTCAGAAGCCAGTGTCACGAAACCTACAACACCTTAG